GGGGGCGTCCTCGTCCCAGACCGCCTCGACGAGCCGGTGCACCGGCAGGACGCGCTTGGGTTCGAGGAGCAGGGTCACCAGGACGCGTTCGCTGACGGGCCCGCCGACGTGGACGCGCTCGTCGCCGTCCCAACATTCCAGAGAGCCGAGGATGCGAAACCGTACGGGCGGTGTTTGGCGCATGGCGCGTGCCCTCTCCTCGGTCCGGGGGGCCACCACCCCGCCGTTCGCCTGCGGGGAGGAGCTCGCGGCGGAACCGCGGAGCGCTTCCCGTTCCTCGATGTTCCGCAGGGAACCGCGCTGGGCGGCCATCACTGTCGTGTACATCCTGACCCACGATGTGTACCGACCGGTGCGTCTTCATACGTCTCGTGGCCGAGACCGGGGGCGCGCTGGTGGATATAGGACAAGTTTTTGTAGGGGTTTAGGCTTTGCGCAGGTGGCCGACGCGTGAAGGGGGCGGGTGCAACGGGCGGACCGCGGACGGGCGTTGCGGACCGGGGGTCGCCACCGCGGAAAAGGCCTTCCCGGGGCGCGGGAACGGCACGGCGAGAAGCATCGTTATGCGCCGACCGCGTCGCGCAGCGTAGTTCCCGTACCCTTCCCGTCCGCTTGCCGGACCCGCCGCCGGTGGCCGACAGCGGGAACCGCCGGCCACCGACCGTGTGCGTCCGTCGGTGTCAAGGGCGCCTCGACAGCGCGGGTTCGGAGTCCTGGGGCACCGGCGCGGGGTCCGCCGGCTCGTCGATCGGCGTGTCGGCGAGAAGGCCGCCCCGCCCCCAGTGATCCTGCTCGACATCCCGTACGAGCACGGTCACGACGTCTCTCGGGCATCCCGCGATCCGGGCCACGGTCGTGGTCAACTCGTCCACGAGATCGGCTCGTTTCTGTCGGTCGTTGCCCTTCCACCAGTCCACGGTCACCACAGGCACGGTTCTCTCCTTGTTCGTAGGGTTCATTCGTCGTCTTCGTCGTGTTCGCCGGCGGATGCGAGGGATCAGTCGGGAGCCTTCTCGCCCGCCGGGAACTGGTCGAATCTGCGCGCCAGTTCCGCCAGCATCTCGGGGGTCGGTTCGGGCGACGAGTTCAGCAGGTCGCCCAGTTCGCGGAAGTACCGCTCCCGGCCGCCGTCCGGGGTGAACATCACCAGCAGGGTGGCGGGGTCGGCGCCGGGGTTGCCGAACGCGTGGGTGGTGCCGGGCGGCACCATCATGAACGTGCCGGGACCGGCGGTACGCCGCTCCGCGCCCAGGGTGAGCAGGACGTCGCCGCTCGCCACGTAGAACATCTCGGTCAGTTCGTTGTGGAAGTGCAGGGGGGCTCCGGGTGCGCGTGGCGGGAGCCGGTGTTCGGTGAGGCCGAAGCGGCCGGCCGTGTCGTCCCCGGTGACGAGGAAGGAGACGGGGGTGCCGCCGACGACGGTGGTGGGACCGGCTCCGGGCCCGATCACCCGGGGGAGCGTCACGCCTCGCTCCCGCCATCGGTCCGGACAGCCGCCGTACGGGGCGACAGGGTCCGCAGCGCCACCCCCGCCGCGATCAGGGCGAGCAGGGCGGTCAGCGCGTACGCCCGGCTGAACGCCCCGCCTGCGGGCGCGTCACCGAGGACGAGGACCAGTACGGCCAGTCCCATGGCACCGCCCGTGTACTGCGTCGTCGTCAGTACGGCGGACGCGGTGCCCTGCTCGCTGTCCGGCACGTCCTTGGTGCCCGCGATGTACATCCCCGCGAAGGCCATGCCCTGGCCCACCCCGCTGACCAGCAGGCCCGGCAGTACGGCCGTCCAGTAGTCCGTGCCGCCCGTCCCGAGGCCGAGCAGGGCGAGGCCCGCCGCGCCCACCGCGAATCCGGTGGCGAGGGTGCGGCGGATGCCCCAGGGCCCGGCGAGCCGCCCGGTGACGAGGTTGCCCGCGACCACGCTCGACGCCAGCGGCAGGAAGGCGATACCGGCACCGAGCGGACCGTAGCCCCACACGTCCTGGAGGAAGAGCGTGATCAGGAAGAACTCGGCGCCGACGCTCGCCATGTAGAGCGCCGACATCGTGCTCGCACCGGCCAGCGAGCGCACCCGCAGCAGGGCGGGCGGAATGAGCGGGGTGGCGGCCGGGCGCCGGTCGTACGCCGACCAGGCCGTGCCCAGCGCGACGGCCGCGGCGAGGCAGCCCAGGCAGGACGCGGAGGCCCAGCCGTCGACCGCGGCCTGGGTGAGCGCCGCCACCAGGAAGAGCACGGCGCCGGTGAAGAGCGCGGCGCCGGGGATGTTGAGGTGCCGGACCGAGGCCCTGGTGCGCGCCCCGGCCGGCAGCACCCGCAGTGCGAGGACGACGGTGACCGCGATGAGCGGCACGTTCACGAAGAACACCCACCGCCAGGAGAGCGCCGCGGTCAGCACACCGCCGATCAGTACACCGGCCGCGAGTCCCACCGCGCCGATCGCGCCCCAGACGGCGAGCGCCCGCGCACGGACGGGACCCGCCGGGAACGCGGCACCGATCAGGGCCAGCATGGCCGGGGTCAGGGCGGCGGCGCCGATGCCCTGGACGGCTCGGGAGGCGACCAGCAGCCACTGGTCCCCGGCCAGGCCGGCCGCGAGCGAGCCGAGACCGAACAGGGCCAGCGCGCCGAGGAAGAGCCGGCGCGGCCCGGTCAGGTCGGCGGCCCGGCCCCCGACCACGAGGAAACTGGCGAAGAAGACGGCGTACGCCGACACGACCCACTGGAGCCGCTCCGGGGCGAGGCCGAGGCCCGATCCGATGCTGGGCAGCGCCACGTAGATGATCGAGTAGTCGAGTGCCACCAGGAACTGGGCGATGGACAGCGCAAGCAGCGCGGCCACCATACGGCCGGTGAACCGGGTGGACGGGGGAGTGGGTCGCGGATGCGGAGTGGGGGAAGGGTCGTCGGTCCCGGTGGAGGTCGGGGGAGTCTGGGCGGTGGTCATGACAGGGCTCCGGTCGGTTCCGGGCTGGTCCCGGTAAGGGCTCGGGCAGGGGCTCGGCGCGTGACTCGGGCGGTGAGCGGTGTGCCCCGCAGGAGAACATCGGTCACCGAGGGGAAGTCGGCCACGACATGGTCGGCCCCGGCGGCACGCAGCGCCTCGGCGGTGTCCACGCCGTAGGAGACGGCCACGGTCCGCAGGGCGGCGGCGCGGGCCATCGCCATGTCGGTGACCGTGTCGCCGACGTACCAGGACCGCGACGCCCGCGCGCCGAGGTCGGCCAGGGCCCGCAGCGCCATGTCGGGGTGGGGCTTGCCGCGTTCGACCATGTTGTGGCAGACGACGGTGTCGAACCGGTTGAGGATGCCGGTGGCGTCCAGCAGCGCGTGGGCACTGGCGTAGATCTTGGAGGTGGCGATGCCGAGCGGATGCCCCGCCGACCGCAGCCGGTCCAGCCCTTCGGCCACGCCTGGCAGCAGGAGCTCCGGTCCCCGGCTGAGGACATCCGTGGTGAAGCGGCGGCGGTAGCGGGCGGCGGCCTCGGCGGTCACGGTGTCGTGGACGCACGTGCCCAACAGCCGCGCGAGAGAGGCCTCCAGCGGTTTTCCGACCGTGGCCAGGACGTCCGCGTGGGAGGGATCGGCGCCGAGACCTCGCACCACGTCACCGATCAGACCGGCGATGGCGGACGGGGTGTCGGCGAGCGTGCCGTCGATGTCGAAGACGAACGCGGAGGTCATGCCACGCCCACCTGCCCGTCCGGCTCTGCGGTGGCGGCGTAGGCGACCGCGAGGTGCCCGGCGAGCCGGGCGGTGCTGATCAGGACCTCGCGGTTGGCGGCGGCGGAACGGCCCTGCGTGGCCCGCGAGACGGCCTTCATCAGGTACGGGGTCGCGGCGGGACCGCGTACCCCGTCGGCCTCGGCGGCGCGCAGTGCCTCCTGGATGACGCCCTCCATGAAATCGGTGTCCAGGGCGTGTTCCTCGTCGA
This region of Streptomyces ortus genomic DNA includes:
- a CDS encoding MFS transporter; its protein translation is MTTAQTPPTSTGTDDPSPTPHPRPTPPSTRFTGRMVAALLALSIAQFLVALDYSIIYVALPSIGSGLGLAPERLQWVVSAYAVFFASFLVVGGRAADLTGPRRLFLGALALFGLGSLAAGLAGDQWLLVASRAVQGIGAAALTPAMLALIGAAFPAGPVRARALAVWGAIGAVGLAAGVLIGGVLTAALSWRWVFFVNVPLIAVTVVLALRVLPAGARTRASVRHLNIPGAALFTGAVLFLVAALTQAAVDGWASASCLGCLAAAVALGTAWSAYDRRPAATPLIPPALLRVRSLAGASTMSALYMASVGAEFFLITLFLQDVWGYGPLGAGIAFLPLASSVVAGNLVTGRLAGPWGIRRTLATGFAVGAAGLALLGLGTGGTDYWTAVLPGLLVSGVGQGMAFAGMYIAGTKDVPDSEQGTASAVLTTTQYTGGAMGLAVLVLVLGDAPAGGAFSRAYALTALLALIAAGVALRTLSPRTAAVRTDGGSEA
- a CDS encoding cupin domain-containing protein — its product is MTLPRVIGPGAGPTTVVGGTPVSFLVTGDDTAGRFGLTEHRLPPRAPGAPLHFHNELTEMFYVASGDVLLTLGAERRTAGPGTFMMVPPGTTHAFGNPGADPATLLVMFTPDGGRERYFRELGDLLNSSPEPTPEMLAELARRFDQFPAGEKAPD
- a CDS encoding HAD family hydrolase, which gives rise to MTSAFVFDIDGTLADTPSAIAGLIGDVVRGLGADPSHADVLATVGKPLEASLARLLGTCVHDTVTAEAAARYRRRFTTDVLSRGPELLLPGVAEGLDRLRSAGHPLGIATSKIYASAHALLDATGILNRFDTVVCHNMVERGKPHPDMALRALADLGARASRSWYVGDTVTDMAMARAAALRTVAVSYGVDTAEALRAAGADHVVADFPSVTDVLLRGTPLTARVTRRAPARALTGTSPEPTGALS
- a CDS encoding tautomerase family protein, which encodes MPVVTVDWWKGNDRQKRADLVDELTTTVARIAGCPRDVVTVLVRDVEQDHWGRGGLLADTPIDEPADPAPVPQDSEPALSRRP